A region from the Algoriphagus machipongonensis genome encodes:
- a CDS encoding VPS10 domain-containing protein, translating into MKTLFSIILILAGFASYAQETFNKNLPLKYRNIGPFRGGRSVTATGVVDDPLVYYMGNTGGGVWKTTDAGQHWDNISDGFFSTSSVGAIAVSESNPNIVYVGMGEHAPRGVMTSHGDGMYKSTDAGKTWKKIGLEKTQHISRIQIHPSNPDIVYIAAQGALHAPNPERGIYKSTDGGENWELVLFVDEKTGASELSMDMNYPEILYAAMWEHQRVPWKVISGGPGSGLYKSTDSGKTWKKIHKGLPEEKGKMAISVSRANSNKVYALIESDTNQDKGGLFASDNAGESWRMVSGDNRLVQRAWYYIEVFADPNDENTVYVMSAPALRSIDGGKTWENLPSAHGDYHDLWINPKNSKNMVLADDGGAAISFNYAKTWSTQNNMPTAQFYRVNVDNQFPYRIYGGQQDNTSVVINSIAMGRGSISEEHWNSSAGGESAFLAFNPDDPRYVLGGSYLGTIEVLDMKSKGSTNIMIEPIQYLGREARDMKYLYNWNAPIIWSQHEPNTFYHGAQYLLKTQDMGNSWEVVSPDLTRNIDEKQGNGGGPYTNEAVGAENYGTLSYVVESPHEKGVIWTGSDDGLVYLTKDGGENWENVTPSGLEECLINAIEVSPHDPATAFIATTRYKFDDKRPGLYKTSNYGKSWTPINSGIPEGSFTRVVREDSQVEGLLYAGTETGMFISYDEGSNWKPFQLNLPVTPITDLIQKHGDLIVATAGRSFWILDDLNLVREKKESVETPVIYTPEEVILGNWYSPMNGSLENFDGTQPFTGVNPASGMVIYYHLPEEINDSTEIKLEIHDSNGELVRTFSSKRDQDFKSYAGGPSSEPVLSTKKGINRFVWNLSYPTMPGVDGAYIEAGYGGHTAIPGKYKLTIKSEFDDATVEGVIAKNPLYDISEKEYLEYHVFMQEMEEELTIMHDMVNTEMDYQNQLKSFIEKIEDKEELKSLKAEGQNLLKKLQDWDEKMIQRKSKAYDDVENFPNKFTANYMYVINQSDSSIPKINQGSKDRRSELEEEWKTLKEEGTTLLETDIPAFNQLVQENGIGVLFVK; encoded by the coding sequence TAGAGGAGGAAGGTCTGTCACTGCCACTGGCGTAGTAGATGACCCGCTTGTTTATTATATGGGAAACACGGGAGGCGGAGTATGGAAAACCACAGACGCTGGTCAACATTGGGATAATATATCAGATGGATTTTTCTCAACTTCTTCTGTTGGAGCCATAGCAGTATCAGAAAGCAATCCTAACATAGTCTATGTTGGAATGGGTGAACATGCCCCTCGTGGTGTTATGACTTCTCATGGCGACGGAATGTATAAGTCCACCGATGCAGGAAAAACCTGGAAAAAGATTGGACTTGAAAAAACACAGCATATTTCACGGATTCAAATTCACCCAAGCAATCCAGATATAGTTTACATAGCTGCGCAAGGAGCTTTGCATGCGCCTAACCCGGAAAGAGGCATTTACAAATCCACTGATGGTGGAGAAAACTGGGAATTGGTACTTTTTGTAGATGAAAAGACAGGTGCATCGGAACTTTCCATGGATATGAATTACCCTGAAATTCTTTATGCTGCCATGTGGGAACACCAGAGAGTACCTTGGAAAGTAATTAGTGGCGGACCGGGAAGCGGCCTTTATAAATCAACAGATTCCGGGAAAACTTGGAAGAAAATCCATAAAGGTCTACCAGAGGAAAAAGGTAAAATGGCAATTTCAGTTTCACGGGCCAACTCCAATAAGGTATATGCTTTAATAGAATCTGACACCAACCAAGACAAGGGAGGCTTATTTGCCTCTGATAACGCAGGAGAAAGCTGGAGAATGGTCAGCGGAGACAATAGACTCGTTCAGCGTGCATGGTACTACATAGAGGTATTTGCAGATCCCAACGACGAGAACACGGTTTATGTAATGAGTGCCCCAGCCCTACGATCTATTGATGGAGGAAAGACATGGGAAAATTTACCGAGTGCTCATGGAGACTACCATGACCTCTGGATCAACCCCAAAAACTCCAAAAACATGGTTTTGGCCGATGATGGAGGTGCAGCAATTTCTTTTAATTATGCCAAAACTTGGTCTACCCAAAACAACATGCCCACCGCTCAATTTTACCGTGTGAATGTTGATAATCAATTCCCTTACCGAATCTATGGAGGTCAGCAAGACAACACTTCTGTGGTAATCAATAGCATCGCTATGGGAAGGGGATCTATTAGTGAAGAGCATTGGAATTCTTCTGCCGGTGGAGAAAGCGCCTTTTTAGCATTCAACCCTGATGATCCAAGATACGTCTTGGGCGGCAGCTACTTAGGTACCATTGAGGTACTTGATATGAAGTCTAAGGGGAGTACAAACATCATGATAGAACCTATCCAATATTTAGGTAGAGAGGCTCGAGACATGAAATACCTATACAACTGGAATGCTCCTATTATTTGGTCACAACATGAACCCAACACCTTCTATCATGGCGCACAATACTTACTTAAAACCCAAGATATGGGAAATAGCTGGGAAGTTGTATCCCCGGATCTAACAAGAAATATTGATGAGAAACAAGGCAATGGAGGTGGGCCATATACCAATGAGGCTGTAGGAGCAGAAAATTACGGAACACTTTCCTATGTCGTTGAATCACCACATGAGAAGGGAGTAATTTGGACTGGCTCGGATGACGGATTGGTATACCTTACAAAAGATGGAGGAGAGAATTGGGAAAATGTAACTCCTTCCGGCTTGGAAGAATGTCTTATCAATGCAATTGAAGTTTCACCCCATGATCCTGCAACAGCATTTATAGCCACCACTCGATATAAATTTGACGACAAACGACCTGGCCTATACAAGACCAGTAATTATGGTAAATCATGGACTCCGATTAATAGCGGTATTCCTGAAGGCTCCTTCACGAGAGTTGTCAGGGAAGACTCACAAGTAGAAGGCCTTTTGTATGCAGGTACAGAAACAGGCATGTTTATTTCCTATGATGAAGGAAGTAATTGGAAACCCTTTCAGTTAAACTTGCCAGTGACCCCAATCACGGATTTAATCCAAAAACATGGAGATTTGATTGTTGCCACCGCGGGACGTTCATTCTGGATATTGGATGACCTTAATCTGGTCAGAGAAAAGAAAGAAAGCGTAGAAACACCCGTCATCTACACTCCTGAAGAAGTTATTTTAGGCAATTGGTACAGTCCGATGAATGGCTCCCTAGAAAACTTTGATGGAACTCAACCCTTTACTGGAGTAAACCCAGCCAGCGGCATGGTGATTTATTACCACCTTCCTGAGGAGATCAATGATTCCACAGAAATCAAACTTGAAATTCACGATTCCAATGGAGAATTAGTTAGAACTTTTAGCTCCAAAAGAGATCAAGATTTTAAATCTTATGCAGGAGGACCATCTTCCGAACCAGTTCTTTCCACCAAAAAAGGAATCAACAGATTTGTCTGGAATTTGAGCTACCCAACTATGCCCGGAGTAGATGGTGCTTACATCGAAGCGGGTTATGGGGGCCATACTGCTATTCCCGGCAAGTATAAGCTTACCATAAAATCAGAATTTGACGATGCTACAGTGGAAGGAGTCATCGCCAAAAACCCACTGTATGACATCAGTGAGAAAGAATATCTGGAATACCATGTATTTATGCAGGAAATGGAGGAAGAGCTTACGATCATGCATGATATGGTAAACACTGAAATGGATTATCAAAATCAGCTGAAGTCCTTCATTGAAAAAATTGAAGACAAGGAAGAACTTAAATCTCTTAAAGCTGAAGGACAAAATCTCCTGAAAAAGCTTCAGGACTGGGATGAAAAAATGATTCAACGTAAATCAAAAGCTTATGATGACGTAGAAAATTTCCCAAACAAATTCACTGCTAACTACATGTACGTCATCAATCAATCTGACAGCTCTATTCCAAAGATAAACCAAGGTTCAAAAGATAGGCGAAGTGAACTGGAGGAAGAATGGAAAACCCTGAAAGAAGAAGGTACTACTTTGCTTGAAACAGATATTCCTGCCTTCAACCAACTTGTACAAGAAAATGGTATTGGAGTTCTATTTGTTAAATAA